From the genome of Hyalangium gracile, one region includes:
- a CDS encoding type VI secretion system-associated FHA domain protein: MLPLVIRIKDVESKPPLEKQYVFTTSPVRIGRNQLNDISLSRPFVSLFHALVRFDKGSISIVDLGSTNGVVVAGKRIEKNVPARITPGMEVSIGSVHFEFSRDSKAVKDPGGRLTQFRALADIMNEAPGKGEALSFKPTPIQERKPEQRTSLLPSLDSLLEQEEVTGKSPRTIISPAMQDSDTSEEATNLDLRTVTEEEEPQRKRPAAPIPPPAMVRKRTMSSVQVLPQAPGGAAALQNTIQQLVPLYNAYRTSWKMLHQGLARGVDTLPENDRGQLIAQLQRRMPEMAQEPMFQEIAKNVGRPVQPEPLTGGAQSSTSGGSGNRLDVAARELLNRFVRSYLPENRGLQSEEDIEGFLEHLAEVLETFGRAFIELRQGHDQFGQQMAVPVTNDQNPLTRMRGTREILRYLLDFKVADGSGRVQELMGGFVDVMIHQIALLNGMREGVKGLLQRLSPENLSKGMGGIWPFNLSKRWEKYSEQHRAFLEEERELTAVLFGPEFAKAYLAIVGDAAKGGPGEDEDGGAVEEES, translated from the coding sequence ATGCTTCCCCTGGTGATCCGCATCAAGGACGTCGAGTCCAAGCCGCCGCTGGAGAAGCAGTACGTCTTCACCACGTCCCCGGTGCGTATCGGCCGCAACCAGCTCAACGACATCTCCCTGTCGCGCCCCTTCGTGTCGCTGTTCCACGCGCTGGTGCGCTTCGACAAGGGCTCCATCTCCATCGTGGACCTGGGGTCCACCAACGGGGTGGTCGTCGCCGGCAAGCGCATCGAGAAGAACGTCCCGGCCCGCATTACACCCGGGATGGAAGTCTCCATCGGCTCGGTTCACTTCGAGTTCTCGCGAGACTCAAAGGCAGTGAAGGACCCCGGGGGCCGGCTCACGCAGTTCCGTGCGCTGGCGGACATCATGAACGAGGCGCCCGGGAAGGGGGAGGCGCTCAGCTTCAAGCCCACCCCCATCCAGGAGCGCAAGCCGGAGCAGCGCACCTCGCTGCTGCCCAGCCTCGACAGCCTGCTGGAGCAGGAGGAAGTCACCGGGAAGAGCCCGCGGACGATCATCTCCCCGGCGATGCAGGACTCGGACACCAGCGAGGAGGCCACCAACCTGGATCTGCGCACGGTGACCGAGGAGGAGGAGCCGCAGCGCAAGAGGCCCGCGGCGCCCATTCCGCCTCCCGCGATGGTGCGCAAGCGGACGATGAGCAGCGTCCAGGTGCTGCCCCAGGCTCCGGGCGGGGCGGCGGCGCTGCAGAACACCATCCAGCAGCTCGTGCCGCTCTACAACGCGTACCGCACCTCCTGGAAGATGCTGCACCAGGGGCTGGCGCGCGGCGTGGACACGCTGCCGGAGAACGATCGGGGACAGCTCATCGCCCAGCTCCAGCGCCGCATGCCGGAGATGGCGCAGGAGCCCATGTTCCAGGAGATCGCCAAGAACGTGGGGCGCCCGGTGCAGCCGGAGCCGCTCACCGGAGGGGCGCAGAGCTCCACCTCGGGCGGTTCGGGCAACCGGCTGGACGTGGCGGCGCGGGAGCTGCTGAACCGGTTCGTGCGCTCGTACCTGCCGGAGAACCGGGGGCTGCAGTCGGAGGAGGACATCGAGGGCTTCCTGGAGCACCTGGCGGAGGTGCTGGAGACGTTCGGGCGCGCCTTCATCGAGCTGCGCCAGGGGCACGATCAGTTCGGCCAGCAGATGGCGGTGCCCGTCACCAACGATCAGAACCCGCTCACGCGCATGCGCGGCACGCGGGAGATCCTCCGCTACCTGCTGGACTTCAAGGTGGCGGACGGCTCGGGCCGGGTGCAGGAGCTGATGGGCGGCTTCGTGGACGTGATGATCCACCAGATCGCGCTGCTCAACGGCATGCGCGAGGGCGTGAAGGGGCTGCTGCAGCGGCTGAGCCCGGAGAACCTGAGCAAGGGCATGGGCGGCATCTGGCCCTTCAACCTCTCGAAGCGGTGGGAGAAGTACTCGGAGCAGCACCGGGCCTTCCTGGAGGAGGAGCGGGAGCTGACCGCTGTCCTGTTCGGTCCCGAGTTCGCCAAGGCGTACCTGGCCATCGTGGGTGACGCGGCGAAGGGTGGCCCCGGGGAAGACGAGGACGGCGGAGCGGTCGAGGAGGAGTCATGA